From Fulvivirga lutea:
AGGCTTTGATGAAACCTGGCAAGATGCCGAAGGAATACCTGAAACTAGTTATACCAATCTGCCTCCCGGGGATTATGTGTTTAAAGTGAAGGGAGCCAATAGCGATGGTGTTTGGAATGATGAAGGCGCTTCCTTAGCATTCACAAAAGCCCCTTATTTTTCTCAGACTAAAAATTTCATATTTCTGATTTCAGCAATAGTTATCGCCTTTGCACTGATTGTTTATAACCTACGTGTTAGGTCATTGAAAAAATCGAAACAACTTTTAGAACAATTAATTGATGAGCGTACGTCAGAAATTTTATTGAGAAAGGAGGAAATCGAGACACAAAAAGAAGAGATAGAGGCTCAACAGAAAGAAATAGAGTCAAAGAATGATGAATTGCAACGGATTAATACAAGGTTAGAAGATATAGTTGAGGATCGTACAAATCAATTGAAGACTACCTATCAGGATTTGCTTGAGGTAAATAAAGAGTTAGATACCTTTATATACAGATCTGTACATGATGTACGAGGGCCTATCGCCAGACTTCAGGGCCTGAGTTATTTAATATCATTGGAGACTAAAGATGATAAAATACTTGAGTTAGTTCAACGACTCAATCTAACAGCCTATGAAATGAATGAGCTTTTCTATAGGCTTATTAATATTATCCGGCTTAAGTCTTCTGAATTAAATGTTACGAAGATTGATTTGGAGACAATCGCTCAGGAACTAATCGATAAAGTTTGTGAAGAGCGAAACTGTAAAGTAAAATCCAAGATAGAGATATCTGATGATTTTGAGCTGTTAACAGATCAGAACAATGTGAAATTAATATTGAGTCAGTTGATTGATAATGCTGTTAAGTTTAGAAATTCCAAAAATCCTAAATTAACCATAGAAGCGACCATGGCTGCGGATGGAATGGCCAGTATTAAAGTAAGTGATAACGGGCTGGGAATTGATGATGATATAGCTGATAATATCTTTGATATGTTCTTCGTTGGGCAGGATTATATACAAGGAGCAGGTCTTGGGCTCTACGCAGTTAAAACCGCGGTAAAAGTGCTAAAAGGTGACATTAAGCTGATAAATAACAAACCTGGACAAACCACATTTGAAGTTACGTTACCGAGCAACGTCTAAAGCTTTAACTCCATATAAATATTAGAACGTTGGTAGTCCGACTCCCATGGAGTAATTCCTTCAATAAAACCTAAATTCCTGTAAAGGGCAATGGCAGGGGTTAAAATTCTATTAGATTCCAGGAATACTAATTTGGCCTTTTTTGTTTTGGCAATTGATATAATTTCCAAACCTAATTTCTTACCAATTTGTAGTCCTTGAGCAGATTCAGTAACAGCCATTTTTGTTAACTCATAGCCATAACCCTCCTTTTTCTTTAATGCACAAGTACCAACAATTTTACCTTCAACCCTGGCAAATACAATCGCACCTCCCGGCTTAATGATATTTTCTTCTGGTTCACTTAATACCTTAACATCTATTGGCTCAACAGTAAAGTATTTTTCAAGCCACTCAATATTTAATGTTTTAAAATGCTCTTTGAGTGAAGGGTTGTAAGGCAATATTTCCACTTCTTCTAATAAACGCTGCTTTCTGGTAGTGAAAACCCTATTAAGAAAACTTTCTTCTGTAAATGAATTTTCAAGCGCTATCAGGTTTGAATAAAGTGAGTTGTTGGAATCTCTTAGCAAATCTTCTATGGTGCTGTGTATATCATTCCATATAGGGGTTATTGAATTAAGAAGCTTCCTGCCGTCTGTGGAAAGTTCTATAGATCTTTTTCTGGCGTCATTCGAGTTAGTGGTATTAGTAACCAACCCTGCTCTCTGAAGCTCTTTTACTAATTTTATCACATATGGGTGTGAGATACCTATTTTTTCAGAAATCTCCATAACACCGAGAGGAGAGTGGGTGGAAAGCAAATGAAATACAGGAAACCATTTAGGATCGAATTTTATTCCAGCGGCTTTGTACATTTCAATGCCGTCATTCATTATCATATCAGATACTTTTTTAAGCCGAGTTCCTAAGGCCAGCACACCAAGTTGATCGAGGTAATTCATAATATGTAATAAGTTACGTAATAATAAACTTAAAAATAATTTTTGAATTTTATATGAATTACTCCAAAATCCTTCTATCATTGAACTAATGAAAAGATCATTTAACACTTATTATTACTATTACTACCGAGAAATAATCTCTTGGAGTAAGTGTTATATGTTCTAACAACAAAGAAAAAATAAAACGAATATATAAGCCCCGCTCCAAGAGCGGGGCTTTTTTTATACCAAATTTTAACTGTTAACAACTATGAAAGCAACTGAAAAAAGAAGTATTCCAACACTGAAAAACATGCAGCAGGTTTATGATAACTACACGGTAGAAGATCATAAGGTATGGAAGATACTTTTTGACAGACAGATTAAAAACCTTCCAACCGCAGCAACGGCAGAATATCTGGCAGGTCTCGATAGGATTAATTTTACAAATGATGAAATTCCAAACTTTGAGAAGACCAATAAAATACTGCGTGAAGCCACTGGTTGGGAGTTGGTGGCTGTAGAGGGTATTGTAGATGATCAGCTGTTTTTTGAATTAATGGCCAATAAGAAGTTTCCTGCAACAACATGGCTAAGAAAAATGAGTGAGTTGGATTACTTGGAAGAGCCAGATATGTTTCATGATGTTTTTGCCCACGTGCCTCTACTTGTCAATCAGCCTTTTGTAGACTTTCTTCAAGCACTAAGTCAAATAGCTGTTGAACATGCCGGTGATGTAAAAGCTATTGATCTGCTTTCTCGTGTATATTGGTTTACTGTTGAATTTGGTTTGATACGTGAGTCTTCTGGTTTGAGAATTTACGGAGCCGGAATTCTATCTTCAGCTGGTGAGACTAAATTCAGTTTAAGCAATGAACCGAAGCATTTTGAATATAATGTAGATCAAATTCTTAATACGCCTTACCGCAAAGATATTTTTCAGGATAGGTATTTCATCATTGATTCATTTGAAGAGTTATTCGAATCAATACATGAAGTGCGTATGCTTTTAAATGATCGAATAACTAAAAAGCTGATGTTTGCTTAGTCGACTGCCTGATGTTGTGGAAGTTTAATATAGAAAGCAGTTCCATTGGAGTTGCTTTCTAACCATATTTCACCACCCAACTGATCTATAATTTTTTTGGACAAATGAAGACCAATTCCTGTTCCCTTTTCTTTATTTGTGCCTAACTCGCTCGATACAACTTCATCTTTTAGGAGTTTTTCGGCTTGCTCATTGTCAATACCTATACCTGTGTCTTTTATTTCAAAAATAATATCATTTGAATCTTGAGAAACAGTGATCTCAACTTTACCTCCCTCATGTGAGTATTTTATAGAATTAGAAACCAGGTTACGCAGGACTATCTTACACATTTCAGCATCGCATTGCATTTCTTCCTCTTCAGGCAACTGAGCTACTAGTTGTATTGATTTATTCTTCGCGATTGGTCTGTATAAGTCAATAGTTTCGTTTATTATGTCTTTAATTTTAAAATATTTATGCTGAGGTTTAAAATCTATTTTTTGAATTTTAATCCAGTTAATTAGGTTGTTCGTGAGTACAAGCGTGCTATCTACATCGCTGTGTAATTGTGATGTTACTTTTTGCAGCTCTTCTTTGGTTATATGATCTGAATTAGCCAATTCCAGCAACTTCTTCACATTGTTCAATGGCCCCTTTATGTCGTGACCGAGTATACTTATTAGCTGATTTTTGATTTCGTTATTCTTTCTAATTTCTTTATTCTGAAACCTGATTTCATTACCATAAATAGTTACCAATCTTCCCATGGGGTACCCAACAATGAGAGCAATTATAATAGCTATCACAAAGCCTGATTCATAGTTTGCGTAGGGGTAGAGTTGATAAATTAGCGTGTAAAGTAAAACAGCACTTACAATCGCAGATATCGCAATGGCTCTGGCACTTTGCAACATCTTAGAGATTTTAAACAACCAGTTTGGTTTGGGAGAGATCATTGTTGCAACAATGTAACGAAAAAATGGATATTTTTAATCATTAATGATTTGATAGATAATTGGTTATATTTAGAAAATAATCTGTCTGTAGTTATTATGACTAAATACGATCTAGTAGTAATAGGTGCCGGCCCCTCAGGCTATGCTGCTGCAATGCGGGCACTGGACTTCAAAAAAAAGGTATTATTAATTGAGAAAAATAATGTGGGAGGTGCCGGAGTAACGAATGGTGCGCTCTCATCCAAAACATGGTGGGAGATTTCTCGAGAAACGCACCTTATTAATAAAAATTTAAAGCGGTTCAACCTCAAAGCACCAGACGTAAGTTTTAAAGAAGTACAACAAGAGGTGAGAGGTGCAGTTGCTGAAAGAAAGCAGCTACTCACTGATCATATGGATTTGTTAAAAAACTCTCAATTCTCTGATTTATTAGACTTTAAAAAAGGTTCTGCAAAGCTTCTTAATGAGCACGAAATAGAAATAACATCAGACGGTGGTAAAGAGGTGATTTATGCGGAATATGTGGTATTAGCGACAGGCAGCAGGCCAAGAAAGTTACCGGAAATTCCTATTGATGAAAAGGTAATACTCACCAGCGATGGTATTGAGCAGATGGACGATTTTCCGGAAAGTATGGTGATTTTAGGTGCGGGTGTTATTGGTTGTGAATTCGCCACCATTTTCTCTGGTTTTGGTAAAACCAAAGTTCATTTAATTGACAAAGGTGACCGTATTCTTCCATTTGAAGATGAGGATATTGTAAAAGTGATTGAGCGTAACATGGAGAATAATGGCGTACTTATTCACCGTAATTCTCAGCTCATCAGAATGGATATTGTGAATGGGCGAGTGGAGTATGAGCTAGAGTATGACGATGGCTCCAAAGAGGTTTTTAATGTTGAGAGGGCTTTAGTTTCTGTAGGTAGAATACCTAATTATGAAAACCTATGGGCTGATGCAGTGCCTATTACATTAAATAAGCGGGGTATTGAAGATAATGAGACACAAACCAGCGTTTCCAACATTTATGCAGTTGGAGATATTACAGCTGATATAGCATTAGTTAATGTGGGTGAATTGGAAGGACGACATGCGGTAGAAAAGATTTTCGGGAAGCCTCAGAGAAAATTGGTGTATGAAAATATTTCCACCATAATGTTCCTAAACCCTGAAGTGGCGGGCGTAGGTCTCAATGAAACTCAGGCAAAAGCAAAAGGCATTGCCTATAAAGTAGTAACACTTGATTACGCCTGCATACCTCGGGCAATAGCCAAACGTAACACACAAGGATTCATAAAAATGCTTGTTACCAATGATGATGCTATGAAAATACTCGGTATGCGTGTGGTAGGCAACCACGCATCAAGTGCTATACAAGCGGTAGCGTTGCTTATTAGTATGGATAAGGGTATTGAAGAACTTGCTGAATGCGTACATCCACACCCTTCAATAACAGAAGGTATTCAGGAATGTGTGCGTATGGTGATGGGTAAATCACTGTTTAAGCCAAGTGCCTTAACAGGTAAGCTGTCTTGCAGAACGTGTAATGAAGGTGTTTACGAAAATATTATCTTCTAAGCTTTTAGTATTTCCATTTCATTTCTAGTCGCTTTCAGATCATTTTCTATTGTTAGATAGGTAGGTCTGTTCAGGTAGAATTGAATTACAATTAGTATGATCAGCAGGAGAATAAGGTTATTTCCGGTGAGAAATCCAACAACAGCAGCCGCTATTCCTGCTACTTCAAAAAAGGCATCTCTTATGATCATGGCACTCATAAACGCTTGCATTCGTTCATAGAAGGATTTTCCTTTTGCCTTAGATAGTGTATTAGCATAAAGAAATCGACCTAGCGTCAAAGCAACTACAATCAATAGCATAGGTATGTAGATCAACTGGTCTAATCCGGAATTTTTCATTTGGCTACCGGATACATTATTGATAAATGTAAAAATCGAAAAGAACAGCATGGGTATGAGTAATGCCCAGTGTATAAGACCTGCTGTTTTATATAAGACTTTAGGGTTTCGATTCACTTAGGCAATATTTGTAAAAACTGCCTGTACATCATCATCGTCCTCAATCTTATCCAGCATTTTTTCTATTTCCTCCATCTGTTCTTCAGTAAACTCTACAGGAGTTGTAGGATATCTTTTTAGAGATGATTTTTCCACTTCAATGTTAAGGTTCTCAAGAGCTGTAGAAATATTGCCAAAGTTGGTATAATCTCCATACACAAACACTTTGTCATCCTTTTCTTCAATTTCTTCCATTCCTGCATCAATCAATTCTAATTGAAGCTCTTCCAGATCCATACCTTCAGTTTTAACAAATTCGAAAACAGCCGTTCTGTCAAACATAAACTCCAACGAGCCGGTAGGAACTAAACTGCCACCTGCCTTACTGAAATAGCTTTTCACATTGGCTACAGTTCTATTTGCATTATCAGTAGCACATTCCACAAAAACTAAAACGCCATGAGGTCCTTTTCCTTCATAATTAATTTCAGTGTATTCTGCAGCATCCTTGCCCTCAGCACGCTTAATGGCATTTTCAATATTATCTTTAGGCATATTTTCAGCCTTAGCATTCTGAATAGCCGTACGTAGCTTTGCGTTCATTTCGGGGTCTGCTCCACCTTCTTTAACAGCTACCGTAATGGCTTTAGCTAGTTTTGGAAATACCTTGGACATTTTGTCCCAACGTTTCTCTTTCGCTGCTCTTCTATATTCAAATGCTCTTCCCATTTCTAAAATTTTAAATTCAGCGGCAAAAATATAGAAAAGTTAGATTTTAAGAAGCGATATCTACATACGTAAAGTAGTTTACTTAACAATTTCTTAACATGGTCTGGTTTATCTATATTCGCTTCATAATTTACAATACTGATGAAAGTAATTAAGAGCCTTTATTTAATAATAAATTATAAAACTTTTATTGTAACGGCACTAGCTGTGGTGAGCACCTGGCTTTGTGAAAAGTATCAGGTGGTAGCAGATTTCCCGCTCACTTTGGTAGCTATTGCTATCGTATTTCCGGTGGTATTTTCAATTGACAGTGCCTATAAGCGCAGAGAAAGAGCACTTGGTCTACTAGGTGATTTTAAAGCACATATAATAGCCCTTTATCATGCTTCAAGAGATTGGGTTGATGATGATAAGGATTTTCAAAAGGAGATTAAATCTGAGCTTTTGCAGATATATTCTCGTATCAGAGACTTTTTCGTGAGCGACCCTAAAACAGAACATGAATCAGAAAGGCTTATTTATGAACAGATTTCGAAATTCTCTGCCATTGCTAAGAAATTCCGAGACCATGGTTTGCAGGTGGGAGAGATGTCAAGAGTAAGCCAGTACATTAGCAAAATTATGGTGGCCATGGAAAATCTAAAAGTCATATTGCACTATAGAACTCCTGTTACCTTAAGAGCATATAGCAAGGTATTTATTTATTCTTTTCCAGTGCTATACGGCCCGTACTTCGTGTCAGTTTCTGAACATTATTCAGAGGGTTTAATGTATGCAATGCCTATTGTATTCAGTTTTATTCTTGTAAGCTTAGATAACATCCAAGGCCACCTTGAAAATCCATTTGATCAGATAGGTGAAGACGATATCAAGTTTGATGTGGAGGATTTCTCTGAGATGATGGATCAGTAATTATTCGTAGAAAGTAGCTATTTCTTCTATAGGCTTCCTTCCGAGATTAGGCACCCAGGTTTCCGCTACAGGATAACCTACAGGTATTAACAGCATTGGCCGTTCATTTTCAGGTCGTTCCAACAATTTTGTAAGAAAATTCATTGGACTTGGAGTATGTGTTAGTGCTACCAATCCGGCATTATGAATGGCTGTGAGTAAAAATCCAGCCGCTAAACCAACGGATTCATTCACATAATAATTATTCTTTTTCTTGCCTTCAGGGCAAAGGTCGTAGGCCTTTTTAAAGACTATAATTAGATATGGAGCTATCTCAAGAAATGGCTTATGCCAGTCAGTGCCTAGTGGCTCTAAATCTTTCAACCAATCCTCAGTCATTCTACCATTGTAGCTTTCATATTCCTCCTTTTCAGCGGCTTCTCTTATTTGTTTCTTTAAATCAGGGTTGCTCACCACACAGAATGACCAAGGTTGTTTATGAGCACCTGAAGGGGCTGTGGAGGCTGACAGTATGATATTTTCGATAACTTCTTTGGGTATGGGCTTATCTGAAAACTCCCTTACCGTTCTTCGTTTATCCAGCCATTGATAGTATTCTAAGCTTCTTTTTACAACTTCTTCTTCGGAGTATGTTTCTTTAGAATATGCCTCGTAAGGATGCCCCTTTATCAATTTGGTCTTGCTCATAATGCAAGTATAATCATTGTAATTGATTACCAGATGTAAGGCAGTTGACAACAAGGTTAGCTATGACGTTTTTTTAGTACCTGAATAACGTCATCTAGTTTGTAATCTTTAGCGGTTAATAAAACGAGATAGTGATACATCAAATCAGCTGCTTCGTTCAGAAAAAGTTCTTCGTTATTGTCTTTGGCTTCAATCACAAGTTCAACGGCCTCTTCACCTACTTTTTGAGCGGCTTTATTTAAATTATTTAATAACTCATTCGTGTAAGAACCTTCCTTTGGGTTTTCTTTGCGATTACTGATCGTATTTTGCAGAAAGCTAAGATCATTCGATTCGTTTTTCTGCTCACCAAAACATGTATCGTTACCCTT
This genomic window contains:
- a CDS encoding bestrophin family ion channel, producing the protein MKVIKSLYLIINYKTFIVTALAVVSTWLCEKYQVVADFPLTLVAIAIVFPVVFSIDSAYKRRERALGLLGDFKAHIIALYHASRDWVDDDKDFQKEIKSELLQIYSRIRDFFVSDPKTEHESERLIYEQISKFSAIAKKFRDHGLQVGEMSRVSQYISKIMVAMENLKVILHYRTPVTLRAYSKVFIYSFPVLYGPYFVSVSEHYSEGLMYAMPIVFSFILVSLDNIQGHLENPFDQIGEDDIKFDVEDFSEMMDQ
- a CDS encoding nitroreductase family protein, which gives rise to MSKTKLIKGHPYEAYSKETYSEEEVVKRSLEYYQWLDKRRTVREFSDKPIPKEVIENIILSASTAPSGAHKQPWSFCVVSNPDLKKQIREAAEKEEYESYNGRMTEDWLKDLEPLGTDWHKPFLEIAPYLIIVFKKAYDLCPEGKKKNNYYVNESVGLAAGFLLTAIHNAGLVALTHTPSPMNFLTKLLERPENERPMLLIPVGYPVAETWVPNLGRKPIEEIATFYE
- a CDS encoding bifunctional helix-turn-helix transcriptional regulator/GNAT family N-acetyltransferase, which translates into the protein MNYLDQLGVLALGTRLKKVSDMIMNDGIEMYKAAGIKFDPKWFPVFHLLSTHSPLGVMEISEKIGISHPYVIKLVKELQRAGLVTNTTNSNDARKRSIELSTDGRKLLNSITPIWNDIHSTIEDLLRDSNNSLYSNLIALENSFTEESFLNRVFTTRKQRLLEEVEILPYNPSLKEHFKTLNIEWLEKYFTVEPIDVKVLSEPEENIIKPGGAIVFARVEGKIVGTCALKKKEGYGYELTKMAVTESAQGLQIGKKLGLEIISIAKTKKAKLVFLESNRILTPAIALYRNLGFIEGITPWESDYQRSNIYMELKL
- a CDS encoding dihydrolipoyl dehydrogenase family protein — translated: MTKYDLVVIGAGPSGYAAAMRALDFKKKVLLIEKNNVGGAGVTNGALSSKTWWEISRETHLINKNLKRFNLKAPDVSFKEVQQEVRGAVAERKQLLTDHMDLLKNSQFSDLLDFKKGSAKLLNEHEIEITSDGGKEVIYAEYVVLATGSRPRKLPEIPIDEKVILTSDGIEQMDDFPESMVILGAGVIGCEFATIFSGFGKTKVHLIDKGDRILPFEDEDIVKVIERNMENNGVLIHRNSQLIRMDIVNGRVEYELEYDDGSKEVFNVERALVSVGRIPNYENLWADAVPITLNKRGIEDNETQTSVSNIYAVGDITADIALVNVGELEGRHAVEKIFGKPQRKLVYENISTIMFLNPEVAGVGLNETQAKAKGIAYKVVTLDYACIPRAIAKRNTQGFIKMLVTNDDAMKILGMRVVGNHASSAIQAVALLISMDKGIEELAECVHPHPSITEGIQECVRMVMGKSLFKPSALTGKLSCRTCNEGVYENIIF
- a CDS encoding YebC/PmpR family DNA-binding transcriptional regulator, whose amino-acid sequence is MGRAFEYRRAAKEKRWDKMSKVFPKLAKAITVAVKEGGADPEMNAKLRTAIQNAKAENMPKDNIENAIKRAEGKDAAEYTEINYEGKGPHGVLVFVECATDNANRTVANVKSYFSKAGGSLVPTGSLEFMFDRTAVFEFVKTEGMDLEELQLELIDAGMEEIEEKDDKVFVYGDYTNFGNISTALENLNIEVEKSSLKRYPTTPVEFTEEQMEEIEKMLDKIEDDDDVQAVFTNIA
- a CDS encoding phenylalanine 4-monooxygenase; the protein is MKATEKRSIPTLKNMQQVYDNYTVEDHKVWKILFDRQIKNLPTAATAEYLAGLDRINFTNDEIPNFEKTNKILREATGWELVAVEGIVDDQLFFELMANKKFPATTWLRKMSELDYLEEPDMFHDVFAHVPLLVNQPFVDFLQALSQIAVEHAGDVKAIDLLSRVYWFTVEFGLIRESSGLRIYGAGILSSAGETKFSLSNEPKHFEYNVDQILNTPYRKDIFQDRYFIIDSFEELFESIHEVRMLLNDRITKKLMFA
- the hisIE gene encoding bifunctional phosphoribosyl-AMP cyclohydrolase/phosphoribosyl-ATP diphosphatase HisIE: MIQPDFSKGLVPAIIQDYFTNNVLMLGYMNEEALSKTADEKKVTFFSRSKNRLWTKGETSGNYLLVKSIEVDCDKDTLLIKAAPQGPTCHKGNDTCFGEQKNESNDLSFLQNTISNRKENPKEGSYTNELLNNLNKAAQKVGEEAVELVIEAKDNNEELFLNEAADLMYHYLVLLTAKDYKLDDVIQVLKKRHS
- a CDS encoding sensor histidine kinase; protein product: MISPKPNWLFKISKMLQSARAIAISAIVSAVLLYTLIYQLYPYANYESGFVIAIIIALIVGYPMGRLVTIYGNEIRFQNKEIRKNNEIKNQLISILGHDIKGPLNNVKKLLELANSDHITKEELQKVTSQLHSDVDSTLVLTNNLINWIKIQKIDFKPQHKYFKIKDIINETIDLYRPIAKNKSIQLVAQLPEEEEMQCDAEMCKIVLRNLVSNSIKYSHEGGKVEITVSQDSNDIIFEIKDTGIGIDNEQAEKLLKDEVVSSELGTNKEKGTGIGLHLSKKIIDQLGGEIWLESNSNGTAFYIKLPQHQAVD